The following proteins are co-located in the Paralichthys olivaceus isolate ysfri-2021 chromosome 10, ASM2471397v2, whole genome shotgun sequence genome:
- the LOC109644786 gene encoding period circadian protein: protein MEAKVMDWGLVDMDLTMIRAMVLDMATGMITGTGMITATGTIMGMIIATGMITGTGMITATGTIMGMIIATGTGMIMATGTGMITGTGMDMITATGTDMITATGTGMITGMGMDVTDVATNISMDTCMAVVTREEGSVMGRPAAPAAATLTRCEEKPPGTLVFLPTIVNSYSATNTCAFSSHLISF, encoded by the exons ATGGAGGCCAAGGTCATGGACTGGGGCCTTGTGGATATGGACCTGACTATGATCAGAGCCATGGTCCTGGACATGGCCACGGGCATGATCACGGGCACGGGCATGATCACGGCCACGGGCACGATCATGGGCATGATCATTGCCACGGGCATGATCACGGGCACGGGCATGATCACGGCCACGGGCACGATCATGGGCATGATCATTGCCACGGGCACGGGCATGATCATGGCCACGGGCACGGGCATGATCACGGGCACGGGCATGGACATGATCACGGCCACGGGCACGGACATGATCACGGCCACGGGCACGGGCATGATCACGGGCATGGGCATGGACGTCACGGACGTGGCCACAAACATAAGTATGGACACATGCATGGCCGTTGTCAcaagagaggaaggaagtgtCATGGG TCgtccagcagctcctgcagcagcgaCTCTGACTAGATGTGAAGAGAAACCACCGGGAACCTTGGTCTTCCTGCCTACCATAGTAAACAGTTATTCAGCAACCAACACGTGTGCtttttcatctcatctcatctcttttTGA
- the LOC109646723 gene encoding holotricin-3-like, producing MYGHNQGNQYPPGYPNNHQQMPGGYPQYPPGSVPPPNYPSQPHGPHGGQPGYGPGPGYGPGPGYGQGHGYGQGHGQGHGPGHGQGHGQGHGPGHGQGHGQCHGQGHGHGQGHGSGHGHGHSHKHKHGHKHAKCHKKGKNCHGSSSSSCSSDSD from the exons ATGTACGGACACAACCAAG GAAACCAGTACCCCCCTGGCTACCCAAACAACCATCAACAGATGCCAGGGGGTTACCCACAATATCCTCCAGGCAGCGTCCCACCACCAAACTACCCTTCTCAGCCCCACGGTCCACACGGAGGCCAACCCGGATATGGGCCTGGGCCTGGTTATGGGCCTGGGCCTGGTTATGGCCAAGGGCACGGATACGGACAGGGCCACGGGCAGGGACATGGACCAGGCCACGGGCAGGGACATGGACAGGGCCACGGACCGGGCCACGGACAGGGCCATGGACAATGCCATGGACAGGGCCATGGCCATGGCCAAGGGCATGGATCCGGACATGGTCATGGACATAGCCACAAGCACAAGCATGGTCACAAGCATGCCAAGTGTCACAAGAAAGGAAAGAACTGTCATGGG tcctccagcagctcctgcagcagtgaCTCTGACTGA
- the hibch gene encoding 3-hydroxyisobutyryl-CoA hydrolase, mitochondrial, producing the protein MSLTVLTSYRLRSLCRLQRIQGHMMSSHVEAEVLLEKVGRAGVITLNRPKVLNALNLTMIRQIYPQLKMWENDNGTDIVIVKGAGGKAFCAGGDIRAVTEAGKVGDSLAQDFFREEYILNDAIGSCRKPYIALIDGITMGGGVGLSVHGRFRVATEKTLFAMPETAIGLFPDVGGGYFLPRLQGRLGLFLALTGFRLRGRDVHRAGVATHFVESKKIPELEKELVDLKSPSPEDITRVLDTYQNQSSLDSEKPFVLYKHMSDIDRLFSSGSVEGIMQNLKADGSEFAKKQAETISKMSPTSLKITYKQLQEGATLSLQDVLVMEYRLGQACMRGSDFYEGVRAVLVDKDQNPKWNPSTLEEVSDQSVEQCFSSLGEKDLTF; encoded by the exons ATGTCTCTGACGGTTTTAACATCTTACAG ACTGAGATCACTCTGTAGACTGCAGCGAATCCAGGGACACATG ATGTCCAGTCATGTGGAGGCAGAAGTGTTGCTGGAGAAAGTGGGCAGAGCTGGTGTGATCACCTTGAACAGACCCAAAGTCCTGAATGCCCTGAACCTGACCATGATCCGACAGATCTACCCTCAGCTCAAG ATGTGGGAAAATGACAATGGTACTGACATTGTCATTGTCAAAGGAGCAGGTGGGAAAGCTTTCTGTGCTGGTGGAGACATCAGAG CGGTCACAGAAGCGGGGAAGGTCGGTGACTCTCTTGCACAGGACTTTTTCCGTGAGGAATACATTCTCAACGATGCTATAG GATCATGCAGAAAGCCATACATCGCCCTTATTGATGGAATAACAATGGGAGGG ggCGTAGGTCTGTCGGTTCACGGACGTTTTCGAGTGGCCACTGAGAAGACACTGTTTGCCATGCCGGAGACTGCCATTG GGCTTTTCCCCGACGTGGGAGGTGGTTATTTTCTACCGAGGCTCCAGGGCAGATTGGGTCTGTTTCTGGCTTTGACGGGTTTCCGCCTCAGGGGACGTGACGTGCACAGAGCTGGAGTGGCCACTCACTTTGTTGAGTCTAAGAAG ATCccagagctggagaaggagctgGTGGACTTGAAGTCTCCCTCTCCTGAAGACATTACCCGAGTGCTAGACACCTACCAGAACCAG agtAGTCTGGATTCTGAGAAGCCTTTTGTTTTGTACAAACACATGTCTGATATTGACAG GCTGTTCAGCTCCGGCAGTGTGGAGGGAATAATGCAGAATCTGAAGGCAGATGGGTCTGAGTTTGCTAAGAAACAGGCTGAG actATATCGAAAATGTCTCCCACTTCCCTGAAGATCACCtacaagcagctgcaggagggcGCCACTCTGAGCCTGCAGGACGTGTTGGTGATGGAGTATAGGCTGGGCCAGGCCTGCATG AGGGGCAGTGACTTCTATGAGGGTGTCAGAGCTG TGCTCGTCGACAAGGACCAGAATCCCAAGTGGAACCCGTCGACGCTGGAGGAGGTGTCTGACCAGAGCGTAGAGCAGTGCTTCTCCTCACTGGGAGAGAAGGATCTGACTTTCTGA